In one Lolium rigidum isolate FL_2022 chromosome 3, APGP_CSIRO_Lrig_0.1, whole genome shotgun sequence genomic region, the following are encoded:
- the LOC124699221 gene encoding pentatricopeptide repeat-containing protein At2g13600-like, with the protein MPRPLGLLQARKLHATLLKSGHHAHAYRCNLLLGAYTSGGALADARALLEHMPSPTLVSYNTLLSGYASSPGLLGAALDLLDAMPDRDSWSWNTAISGLARAGRTREALRRFQQMTRGPVAPDAFTYSIVSPCCCGLGTARQVHARALKAGVLADACVGTGFVSLYAELRAMDDARKVFDCMPLRDSMSWNVLLDCATRSSGEAAGSCMQEFLRMVGSGVRPDHFTFATLLNGFADRFAGLEAMQLHSVILKTGYLKDLFLCNSLLNVYGRCGHVDLAKNLFDAMIQKDVVSWTAVISGLAASGHQADAFDIFRQMLSKAAMVPNSFTFGSVVSSCASVNDLGSGRQCHALALKHGLELVPIVASSFLDMYSKCAEMDDAIRMFGIMPQRDIVSWNAMICGLAQNGQSARSLDLYDEMLRGRHQESVTPNSVTFVGVLSACSHAGAVQKGCTYFAQMVSDFRIEPVSEHYTCLVDLFARAGWLDEAEEIVSNLPFKHDALILGTLLNGCRKYGNLEMAKRIAKGLLVKNSDDESSIFLLSNMYITNEEWDDARQLRDAVISRGTRKVTGNSWIHVGGQVQCFRAGFSPDAQFEQTYNVLQQLRLMMVDAHKLVT; encoded by the coding sequence ATGCCGCGTCCACTTGGACTCCTCCAGGCGCGCAAGCTCCACGCCACGCTCCTCAAGTCCGGCCACCATGCCCACGCCTACCGCTGCAACCTCCTCCTCGGCGCCTACACCAGCGGCGGCGCCCTCGCCGACGCCCGGGCCCTCCTGGAACACATGCCATCTCCAACCCTCGTCTCCTACAACACCCTCCTCTCCGGCTACGCCTCCTCCCCCGGCCTCCTCGGCGCCGCCCTCGACCTGCTCGACGCGATGCCCGACAGGGACTCCTGGTCCTGGAACACCGCAATCTCCGGTCTCGCCCGCGCCGGCCGGACGCGCGAGGCGCTGCGAAGGTTCCAGCAGatgacgcgcggccccgtggcgccggacgcCTTCACCTACTCCATCGTCTCCCCGTGCTGCTGCGGCCTGGGAACCGCGCGGCAGGTCCACGCGAGGGCTCTCAAGGCCGGGGTGCTCGCGGACGCCTGCGTCGGCACTGGTTTCGTCAGTCTCTACGCGGAGCTGCGCGCCATGGACGACGCGCGGAAGGTGTTCGACTGCATGCCGCTCAGAGATTCCATGTCGTGGAACGTTCTGCTGGACTGCGCTACGAGGTCGTCCGGTGAAGCTGCAGGGTCATGCATGCAGGAGTTTCTCAGGATGGTCGGCAGCGGGGTCCGGCCCGATCACTTCACCTTCGCCACCCTCCTGAACGGTTTCGCCGACCGGTTTGCTGGTCTAGAGGCGATGCAGCTGCACTCCGTTATTCTCAAAACCGGGTATCTCAAGGATCTCTTCCTGTGCAATTCGTTGCTGAATGTCTACGGGAGATGCGGTCACGTTGACCTGGCCAAGAATCTGTTCGATGCAATGATTCAAAAGGATGTCGTGTCGTGGACCGCTGTGATTTCCGGGCTTGCAGCCAGCGGACACCAGGCTGATGCCTTCGACATATTCCGTCAGATGCTCTCGAAAGCCGCGATGGTGCCCAATTCCTTCACCTTTGGCAGCGTCGTGAGCTCATGCGCCTCAGTGAATGACCTCGGCAGTGGAAGGCAGTGCCACGCTCTCGCACTCAAGCACGGGTTGGAGCTTGTTCCTATAGTTGCCAGCTCTTTTCTTGATATGTACTCAAAGTGCGCCGAGATGGATGATGCGATAAGAATGTTTGGCATCATGCCACAGAGAGACATTGTGTCTTGGAATGCAATGATATGTGGATTAGCTCAGAATGGCCAGTCAGCGAGATCTCTGGACCTATATGATGAAATGCTGCGAGGACGTCATCAAGAATCTGTCACCCCAAACTCGGTGACCTTTGTGGGCGTCCTCAGTGCATGCAGCCATGCTGGTGCTGTCCAAAAAGGTTGCACCTACTTTGCTCAAATGGTTAGTGACTTCCGCATCGAACCAGTTTCAGAGCACTACACTTgccttgtcgatctctttgcacGAGCTGGATGGTTAGATGAAGCAGAAGAGATCGTTTCAAACTTACCTTTCAAACATGATGCTCTTATCCTAGGCACATTGCTTAATGGCTGTAGAAAATATGGTAACCTTGAAATGGCTAAGCGCATCGCCAAGGGGCTTCTTGTGAAAAATTCAGATGACGAATCGTCCATCTTTCTACTCTCAAATATGTACATTACAAATGAAGAATGGGATGATGCGCGTCAGCTGAGGGACGCTGTGATTTCAAGGGGAACTCGTAAAGTCACTGGAAATAGCTGGATTCATGTTGGTGGTCAAGTCCAATGTTTCAGGGCGGGTTTTAGTCCAGATGCACAATTTGAACAGACATATAATGTTCTGCAACAACTTCGGTTGATGATGGTAGATGCTCACAAGCTGGTCACATGA